AGGCCCAGACCAGGCTGAAAACAGCCTTGCAAGCCCAAGGCTTGCTGCTGGAATTTCAGTTATGCTTCTAAGGAGTTGAGCTGCTAGTTGTTGTTCGGCGAGCTGGATGCGAGGCTGTTTGGACATGGGCTGGCGACGGCAGGGGGTGTTGCTAGACGATGGGCTGTTGGCTAGTTGGTTTTGTTTTGCAACAAGAaaatggagatgaagaagatgaaatgaagaggaagaagggagaagaagtaGCTGCTGTGGTTTTGCTGGAGGGGGGGGATAAGGAgaagaagggggagagagagaggggacaaGGGGCCTTCAAGGTCTTACTGTTGTCCAATGGCTTTCTAAGACAAATATCCAAGTAATGAGTGAAGACCACAAAGTCTTCAGCCTCCCCAAAGGTCAAGGCAGTAGCCAATGGGGAATTTCTCTCCAAGACTTCACCAAACAAAGCCAAATAAAGGCCAAAAGCAGCCAGCTCCTCAGTCCTacgaatttcttgaatttcttcttcaatttcgcACCAATTGACTTCAATTTGATGGCCCCAAAAAGCCATGGCAGCAGCCCACACAATTTCCCTTTAAGCCTTCACAAAACAACTCAATTTGGTAGCCAAAAATGGCAGCCAATgtgcccatacgaatttccagCCCTCTTCTCTCAATTTCCTCaccaattaattcaatttggccTCCAAAAATACCAACTAAGGTGCCCAAacaaatttccataatttcccACACAAACCATCTCactttgaaggccaaaaatccacttaaaaatgcccatccaaatttccttaatttaatCTGCCAAATTTCGATTTTCCGTAGAAATTCTCAACTTGAcggaatttcttcaaaagatgagacgaggttctaaaaataaatcgtgacatgctcgaactttcgattcccaaaaccgagtTATATTTCGTGATTAAAAtcaaccggacgcgattttagtctaATCCAACCtatcaggtagcttttagggattttactgcgaTTATATCcattaacggcttcacccaataggttagttaactcgtgagtaatcagctcagagaaaaatgaccatagACGTGTCGGTGAAAAGctcatttcattttattgagaCGGGGTcgaaatttcaagatgtcacactcGCCATCGCACtagggctaggcaaggctcgcctgCCCATCGGCGAGGTTCAGCCAGCCCCGACAAGGCTCGGCCAGCCCTGCCGATGCTCGGCTGAGCTATGGCAAGGCGAgtggcctcacctagatctggcaAGGTTGAGCCCTGCCGgcggttgggcgagctcggctgaGCCTTGCCTAGATGCCGGTGAGGGTTGGCTAACGAGGGTCGGCGACacgccacttgaagaagaagaataggagaaagaaaggaaaaaaaaaaaatgaaaaaaatgaaaaaagtaataaaattatttaaaatttaaaagaaaatgatttggattagaaattttgagcacagTACTAAATACAATTCTATTccgggaattgaaattttggacagttaccaaacgatttaaaatgcttagaaattattcccgagaacagaataaaaaagaatcatttctgatcataaattgtttctaggaacagaaatgttactaaacgcgccattaaaaaatcaaaacaaactttCCTTTTCTATGCAATCATGTCAagggcaaagaaaaagaaaaccgacTAGCAACCAcactttttttgtccttttctttttatttctaattacCCTATGTAAGAATTATTATATGACCCAcatgatattattaattgatgatttaataaatatataattactAAAATATATTTGGCTATGAAATGTTATGACTCTAATGAAATCTTCATTGATAAGTTACTGTTCTTCTCAAAAGGTGTGATTCTCAAGAAAGTTTGAAAGGGAACTTTGATAGAAAAAGCCTCTTGATAGTATGTTTAAGTAAGAGTCCGCTCTTTTTTCCACCCACAATGTAAAAAAAGAACATTCTATCCTATCATCTATCAAACATAATACgtaaaaaaaagtaacttaaGGGAGATAAATCggatttctttctctctttaattttctgCAATAATTATCTTCAAGAGTATCGTTATGGATAAAATATAtgtcttcatcttttttattgtgaaaatcatgcaaATCAAAGATCctatattttgtattttccacATTATAGAATTACCTTACCGCTTACACCCTAGACTCACGTTGCTTTCTTTCCATCCCCAGGTCAAATAGTCAAACCTGGACAAGGGAAGCAACTAGTGCATATTTCGTGCCAAATATTGGACATTTATCCATTCGGATCGGGTTCCACGAGCCGCTTAAACTCGAAATACAATTTAACACAAACGTTTAATTTTAAGTAATGAAACCAGGATTATgcattaagtacttattgggaATGGCCATGTGAGCAAAAGATCTCGTATAAATAGGGTTAAAAAACGATGCCCGCTAATTTTCCCAGGACATATGGTATGGTTTTATGTTATTATGTTTCATATGTTCTCTCACAAGATAAAATGTGGTGTTAACTATCCCCAATGTAGCTATTCTGGATTGACATGATTTGATtggattaaaatatttatttcacGAATAATATGGACGATCGCGAGAGAGGGTGATGGATACTCACATCCTAGTACCCATAATTTCGTGATCAATACACATTCtatgaacttttttttccccactcTGGTCGAGACATTCTATGAGTGCGACGAGAGCGTAACTGAAATTCGAGAGTATTCCtgactaaaaaaattaaaggccGCGCCCTGTATTCCCTGCATCCTCCTCAATTATTGATAACTACCCTTCAATAAAAGGACTTCAAGGTGGAAATTTGcggaggggaaaaagaagaggatgaagGAAAGTGGGACCGCAAAATAAGAAACCAGGGAAGGGCATCAGAAGAACGGATAGGATTTTTAAAACATGGGATCGACGAAGAACGAGGATGGGTAAAATAAAATGGTCATAGTACTCCGCTTTGGCATTCTATAAATCAGCACTTCCAGTGACGATGCTGCCGCTAGCGGCTGCCGTTGCCGCCGCAAGCGGCAGCGGTAGCTAGCTGCGAACTTTCGGTTTCCGCCTTCGGAAGGAGGCCCTTTTCAGACATGGAGATACATCCTTATAAGCCTGGCCGATCTGCCCCGCCTCGATGTCGCTCTCGTTCTCTGTCCGATCCCTCAGCCCGGCGGCGAGCTTCACCGACAGTTGTCCGAGGTTCGTATGCGCTCTTCCCCTGTTTGATCTGTCCGGTTTGTTTCGGCGGATCGTTCTTTTTGGTGTTGATATGACATCAATGGTTTTCCTTGGGCAGTGATCAATCATGTCTGGCTGGATGGGCTGCCTTTGCAAGATACTGATACTTCAGCCGGGGACCGACGCTCAGCCTCTCACCCCGATGGATAAGCTGAAGGAGGTACTGTTCCTGCGCTTCATTTTGAGTTTTcggcttcttttttcttcaatggCTGAAGAAAGGGTTTTCTGGGTTTTTCTTATTTGGGAAAACTGACGAGTAGATGTACTTCCTTGGGCTTCCAATGGGGACCTGTGCTTTTTATGTGGAGAGAGTCTTGTTCATTTCGATTTCCCTTGATGTTGTGAGTAATTAAGAAATGCATACTTCAAGTACGTATGATAGTAAAACACATGCATCTGCATTTCTCTATATTAAGATGTGGATTTATTTTCTTAGATTGTAGGCtgaaaaaaagattgaaatttaGTCTATACAAATAATTACAGTAGGTTATATCATTTGTATATTTAACTGGTTCATTTGGACCCTCTGTCCTCCTCTCTGTACAGACACACAAAAGGCAGAAGAAAAAGTCGCAGACCTACAAAAAGAAGGCTTCTCAAGAGGCTAGGAAAGAGAAGGAGTTCAGAAGAGCAGGAGATGAAAGAGGTACGTCATTCACCTCGACGTTTTTCCTGGATAGATACCTTTTACACCTTTGCTTTTGTTATGTTTTTTCTCAGAGTTGCTTCATTTGCTCAACCTGTCCACTGGTTATTAGAAATAGAGTTTTGTACACGATAATTCGGTTCAAATCCACATGAACTTGTCCTTACGTTCGTTATTTCATTGTTTGTGGCAGTTGAAGCACTTTGATCTGTCATTGCATTCTGATCTGTACTTTCCTTTGTATAATCGTGACCTTACTACTGGATAGCAATCTTAGCACAATCAATTCTTTCACCATTACATTTTGTTGTTTGTGGCTGCAACTTCATTTTCTATCATTTCGCCTATAGTGCTTGATTTCTTTTCCCTTGCAACtatgcaagattttttttttctttcatatgaTACTTGAAGCTATATGATGGCATTTATCAATTATTGAAGTCGGCTAGTTGTTATCTTATTGACGTAAAGTTGTGCCTTTGGGAATGCAGCTGCATCTCGATGCTCGGAGATGAAGACGCTGTATTACAAGCAGATTGAGCAGCTCGAAAATTCCCAATTACAGATTAGGAAAAAGGTGAGCCATCAAGATTCAATGATTCAGAACTTCCTTGATATCTGCTTCTAGGATTGGATGACTGATATGTGAATGGTCCAGATAATACTTTTGGAAGGAGAAAAAGCAAGAACTGAAACTGTGGATGCTCTGGAAAGTGGAGAAGAAGAACTCAAAAAAATGCAGGAAGTGAAGTACGTtctacttttgttttcctttctgaaTTCCAGAATACTAATTCTGTTGACATTTGTTTCTTTCCATGCAATGTGGCAGCACTTTCTTATTGCAGCTTCTTGAGCTTGAATTAGCCGGGTGCTCCATTATGGTGCTTTCTTTTGCTCGTAGAGTAGACTGATGTCTATTTTTTCACAGAAATACTGATGATGGGGACAGGACCGTGGATGAGATGAATAGAGGAATGGTAAACGTGAATGAAAGTGAAGATTCGTCGTCAATTTTTTCTGATGCAGCCACTCACTTTGATGGGGTTACCATCCTCACACTTTGTTTGATTTTAGTTATGCTTTTGATCATCGATTGGGTGGATCTCAAACTACCTCCTGGACAGTCCATGCTTATCTCTAATCACCTTGTAATTCCAGGATTAGCATGAGGCTGAGCTTGAAGAACTGGAAGGAGCTGACAGGACTTGCTACTTTGCAGGCTGACATGGCACTTTGAGCAGGTCAATCTTCTCTCATATTTTCAAAAGCTAGTATTGAGCAAATCATTGTTGTTGCATGGGGATTTTGAAGGCGCTATTGGAATCGGCTGATATTTTATTACTAGATATGGTGAAATTGCATTTACTTGGGAGACATACCCCAACAGTAGTTTCTCAAGTGTTCACCATCTTACGAAGTTGGACCATGCTTTTCATAATTTGCACTTCGATCTTGATTGGGCTTTTTTATTTCGATCTAGACAGTTTCGATCTTCCCCTGAAGTACTATTCTAGTGTGTCTATGGATGTCTATATCCTAGTCATATATCCCAGAAGAGCAAATGGATGCCTGATTTCAATTTGTTAGCAAGGTTTCAGCAATGTCATTTCCCTACCTTTTTCGCTCAACACGGTTCTCtaaatcagagagagagagagagagagagagagatcagagaTACCACTGTCAAAGTATGTTTCTATTGAGTTGTATGATCAAATTACACCTCGCCCCAATCTCATTAAGGATAAAAACCGATTCAGCTTGCGCATTCAGAGAGGGTCAGCTAACCTTTATTACAAATCTAGGAAGCTTGGTTCAGGCATCAGACCAGGGCAACAACATACCCGTGCAATGTGCCCTGTCAGTTTAACATATTTGCATCAGAATCCGAGAGAAATTGGATGCGACAACTGGTGCATATGCCATTTGACTCTGTGGTATCTAGTTTCCCAGTGTTGACATCTCCAAGTGGTCCAAATCATCAGTAATTCCCACCTGCAGTTGCATTTCAGCATTAGAACTTGGGTCAAAGAacttagaaaaggaaaaactgtctaaatagtcctaaacttattatacttttatcaattcagtcctatattttttaattttattaattcagtcctaaacattttcatcttatgctaattcaattttaaatattttcacttattttcacttcttgcctgACAtggcactttttaaataatattttaataatattttatctttttatgtttttttttttttttaactttttggcttttttctttgGGGTTTCGGATTTGGCTGGCAACCCTTGGTGCCCAAATCCGAGCCCCCAcacttttaaataatattttaataatattttatcttttttgtttttttttttttttttttttactttttggctttttggcttttttctctGGGGTTTCGGATTTGGCTGGCAACCCTTGGTGCCCAAATCCGACCcccccctccccaaaaaaagcaaaagaaaaagcaaaaaaagtaaaataaaaagaagaaaaccatagaaaattcaaaatattattaaaatattatttaaaatgtcaagTTAGTAATTTCCTACCAAATTGGTCGGATGAACTCAATTAACacaataaatgaaaaagtttaggattgaagtatcaaaattgaaagatttattatgattggcaaaaatgcaataagtttaagactttttgaacaagTTTTTCGAAAGATCTGCTAAGCTAAAACAGCTACTTCGAAGGAGCTGCTCACACCTTGCTTAAGAATAAATTCACTCATCCTTTTGGAACTATATTTTGACTGGACTGATTTATCTGGTGAGCAGAAAATGTTTCTCGGAACAAAACCATCACATTTGCTAATGGTTTAGATGCTGCTATTTATAGTGTTTTTGGCCAAATAAACCGCAGTTATCAGTATTTGGGTGTTGGTCTACCTACTATGATGCTTTTGGACGGGGCTATACATGTGCTTATGAGAACTCCTCCCGGTACATATGTTCTAGCTGTTCTTTGGCTTCTGGAAAATTGTTTGAGCACCACTGTCTCGGTGTGAAAATATTGTCTACAAAATCATAAGCCCAGAAAGAATTTAAAGGGCCGAATAGAGAAAATTCACAATGTCGAGAAATTGCTCAAGCGCTTACATGAAGACTAAAATAAACGCTTAAAAAAGCAGTATCTGTCAAAGGTAACACCTGTCCATCTATTGGCTGCTGCATGAGCAACCGATATTGCATCCTCTGTCCATATTACTGAGAAAGAGTCAGCTAGTCAGATCGCCaaacaaaataacataaagaAAGAAACGAGAAATCCAGAAAAGCTTAAGGAAAAAACTAGAAATTTGAGCATCATAAGACCGGCTTTCCTAACTCATTGCTTTAAAGGCAGCTGGATCATTGTCTGCATATTCTGCCATCTCGTCCTAAACTATCAGACGATGGACTATCATTATTACTTCACTTTTAATTTTGGATAATCAATGAGAATGGGGGAATAGTTCAACCACAACCTTCAACTCATTGTATGTCGCCTCTACTTTTTTAAGGTTGCTTAAAGCCTCCTTACGTTCATCCTGGTCAAGCCACAGAGGAAGCACACAACTTTTACATTTCACTCTTTAGGACCATATTGCCTATTGTTGAAAATAGATCTACTCACAGATTCCTCCCTTCCCTTCTTTAATGCATTGTACTGATCAGCTAGCCCTGCGAGCCGCCTCTTACTTCTTTGGACATCAGATTCAAGTTTCAGGTACACATTTCGCAGCTGTGATTTAGTTACTCTGTTGTTATCGTTAACAAAGTGCATAATGAATGCAAACAAAGAGACAGCTCTCATAGAATTCAGGTCAACAGTGAAGTATTGATCTCAACCTGGTTTGCCGCGCAGCTAGGAAGACTCAGAAATATACCTGAAATTTCAAGCCAATTCCCGCAATTAGGCATTTCAGTGCTATACTTGATCAGAAGTACTGCTTGAGTTTAGTATTAGAATGACGTGAGGAGCAAAAGAGTTTGGAAGCATGAATATATGAGCAATCATGTCGGTGTATTTCTTGTTGATATAGAGTTGAGGGGGAAAACTCATGTCGGGAAAGCTATGACTCGCCGAAGTTCCAATCTTGTCCTTTGAGACTAGATCATCATCAACCAAACTTTGAACAACATCTTTGACGGACTGGGTAATAACACCTTTTCTGGGTCCCAATTTCTCAAGCTCCTTTAGCTGAAACGTAACAAGGAAGAGTACTTCTGATGAGTGCTATCGACTTGTACTCTCATGGAtgaatctctctcttccttcctagGACAAAGAATGCAAAAACATGGTATGACTCCACTTCTTTCCAAACTACAACATcagcaaaaacaagaaaacttCAGTCAAAATGAAGCATGTTGAGAACTGTGAGATACTCGATAAATACGGTCAAAAGTGTCAGAATCTCACGAGGAAGAAGCCTTGCGACTCGTAGAATATCTGACACATCTTCTCTCGCTTCTCTTCCAATGGGAGTCCACGCTTTTTCGACTGCACACGACCCAAAATTTAACAAATGTTTAATCCACGGCACAAATTAGGCCGGTGATCCATAGTCAAGCAAGAGAACAGCAATCCTCAGTGCAAACAACATCCGCAGATCGAAACGACGTAGCAAAAAAATCAAGGCACCATCGAGACTCCAGAGGATCAGGAATAGCCCTAAAATTGAAAACCGACCCGGCGACACCATCGAGCGAATGCGCCAAGCATCAAATGACGACTAGTTCGACTCGAGAACCACCAGGCGATTCGGTGTCACCCTGTAGCCCGAAACTCGAAAACCTAGCTGAAATTCGCGAACCAAAATGCTCGCTCCATGCGTAATCTAACCTCAGATCAGCCCCCAAAAAACACAGACGAAAGCACAACTCAATTTTGTTGTTGCGCGATTCGACGAAGGGAGCGGTGGAGGAGAAGACGAACTCGAGCTGCGGCAGGTTCCGCGAGatttctctctccctcgttCTTCTTTTGGCGGGAATTTGGTTGGGGTTTGAAGGTCCTGGAGCGAGCGAGGTTTGAGTTTTTGAGCTTTTTTTTCCTACTCGTTTCGACAAAGGTTGGCGGAAATTACACATTGCTCACCGACTTTTCCCCTTATTACGTTTTGCACCCCCAAAAATTTGACAAGCTATCAAATCAGAGAGGTTAGCTAATAATGATATATAATTAATCACGTGAACCAATGTATCACGCGAATATTTCCAGATAAATTTGCACGTATTAAAGTGCCCATTTCATTATAATCGAATGATATTACCTTGAATTGCTGGCGGTGTTATTCTTTCGGagttaaatgaaaaaatatccAATGGTGACCttgttgtgacatcctgattttcgaccTTATATCAATTATATGAAATAAGATTTGCATCGACGCGTCTATAGTCTTTAtcactaatctatcaggtgaagccgttaagaaatatAAATGCGACCAACTTGagaatttcatcaaaaatcgactactcgactgtGCTAATCTACAATGATCAATACGACACtatcaaatgcgctaaaaattcctaaaagctatctgGTAGGTTAGGttatgctaaaatcgcgtctggttgaaattaaccatgaaattgaactcgatttcaagAATCAAAAGTTCTAGTGTGTCACATTacgttttattttttggaagtcgactcatctttcgaagaattttcggcgagcTCGAATTTTCAgcgaaaaattgaaattgggtGATTTTAAATCAGGAAATTCAAAGGGCCATTTTTGTGTGCATTTTTGGCCTTCAAGTTGGATCAATTGATAAGGAAAATTGTGGATTTGTTGTGGGCACCTTAGTTAGTATTTTTGGggaccaaattggattgaatttgaGAGATTTAGTGTGAAATTGAAGTTGGAATGCttgaaattcgtaggccatgggaCGTTGCAACATTTGAACCTCAAAATTGGCTTATTGAAGAAGCTTGAGTGGGAAAATTGCTACTGG
This genomic stretch from Eucalyptus grandis isolate ANBG69807.140 chromosome 3, ASM1654582v1, whole genome shotgun sequence harbors:
- the LOC104436531 gene encoding vacuolar protein sorting-associated protein 32 homolog 2 isoform X1, with product MSGWMGCLCKILILQPGTDAQPLTPMDKLKETHKRQKKKSQTYKKKASQEARKEKEFRRAGDERAASRCSEMKTLYYKQIEQLENSQLQIRKKIILLEGEKARTETVDALESGEEELKKMQEVKNTDDGDRTVDEMNRGMVNVNESEDSSSIFSDAATHFDGD
- the LOC104436531 gene encoding vacuolar protein sorting-associated protein 32 homolog 2 isoform X2 — encoded protein: MSGWMGCLCKILILQPGTDAQPLTPMDKLKETHKRQKKKSQTYKKKASQEARKEKEFRRAGDERAASRCSEMKTLYYKQIEQLENSQLQIRKKIILLEGEKARTETVDALESGEEELKKMQEVKNTDDGDRTVDEMNRGMD